From a region of the Geothrix sp. 21YS21S-2 genome:
- the plsY gene encoding glycerol-3-phosphate 1-O-acyltransferase PlsY, with protein MPAIKLYLIWCLGAFLAGSIPFGLLLVKLAGKGDVRAQGSGNIGATNVMRAGGKALGIATLLLDAAKGFLPVLLAKKFGFAPEFMAFVALAAVLGHVFTPWLKFQGGKGVATALGCVLAYHAPMVVPALGAFVLCLLVFRYVSLGSVVAALVLLLTAMGFMGAWARLPVQEGMAQWPILAWALLVGLVIRKHAANINRLVQGTESKFWGAGRNV; from the coding sequence ATGCCTGCCATCAAACTCTACCTGATCTGGTGCCTCGGAGCCTTCCTGGCCGGGAGCATCCCCTTCGGCCTCCTGCTGGTCAAGCTCGCGGGCAAGGGCGACGTGCGCGCCCAGGGCTCGGGCAACATCGGCGCCACCAACGTCATGCGGGCCGGGGGCAAGGCCCTGGGCATCGCCACCCTGCTGCTGGACGCGGCCAAGGGGTTCCTGCCGGTCCTCCTCGCGAAGAAATTCGGCTTCGCCCCGGAATTCATGGCCTTCGTGGCCCTTGCGGCCGTGCTCGGCCACGTGTTCACGCCCTGGCTGAAGTTCCAGGGCGGCAAGGGCGTCGCCACCGCCCTGGGGTGCGTGCTGGCCTACCACGCGCCCATGGTCGTGCCGGCCCTGGGCGCCTTCGTGCTGTGCCTGCTCGTCTTCCGCTACGTGAGCCTGGGCAGCGTCGTGGCCGCCCTGGTGCTCCTGCTCACCGCCATGGGCTTCATGGGGGCCTGGGCGCGGCTCCCGGTGCAGGAGGGCATGGCCCAGTGGCCGATCCTGGCCTGGGCGCTCCTGGTGGGCCTGGTCATCCGCAAGCACGCCGCCAACATCAACCGGCTTGTGCAGGGCACGGAGTCGAAGTTCTGGGGAGCCGGCAGGAATGTCTAA
- a CDS encoding NAD(P)H-dependent glycerol-3-phosphate dehydrogenase — protein MSKKPDITIFGSGAWGTALAIAWARQGARVDLWGHPPSLVTALATTRRHPSLADVEIPQGVRPILDPEDGFRAGLWVTALPTQVNPKVWTDLASRTASRPELLVSVSKGILQGSFKRVSETLEGILGVPVGVFSGPTFADEVSRAQPSAIVLALPAAIPDDRAAELQALLATPALRVYLSRDVAGVELCGAFKNVLAIAAGLVESLGLGNNARAALITRGLAEMSRLVEALGGTRDTLMGLAGLGDLVLTATGPQSRNRTFGALVGKGMTPEAAAASLGNQVVEGAFTAEAALGLARSLGVELPITQEVVRLLEGADPRESVNRLMQRSLKPEAS, from the coding sequence ATGTCTAAGAAACCCGATATCACGATTTTCGGTTCCGGCGCCTGGGGCACCGCCCTGGCCATCGCCTGGGCCCGCCAGGGGGCCCGGGTGGACCTGTGGGGCCACCCCCCCTCCCTGGTCACCGCCCTCGCCACCACCCGGCGCCACCCGTCCCTGGCCGACGTGGAGATCCCCCAGGGCGTCCGCCCCATCCTCGACCCCGAGGACGGCTTCCGGGCGGGACTCTGGGTGACCGCCCTGCCCACCCAGGTGAACCCCAAGGTGTGGACGGACCTGGCCTCCCGCACGGCCTCCCGCCCCGAGCTCCTGGTGTCGGTGAGCAAGGGCATCCTGCAGGGCAGCTTCAAGCGCGTCTCCGAGACCCTGGAGGGCATCCTGGGCGTTCCGGTGGGGGTCTTCAGCGGGCCGACCTTCGCCGACGAGGTGAGCCGGGCCCAGCCCTCCGCCATCGTCCTGGCGCTGCCGGCGGCCATCCCCGACGACCGCGCCGCGGAGCTGCAGGCCCTCCTGGCCACGCCGGCCCTGCGCGTCTACCTTAGCCGGGACGTGGCCGGCGTGGAGCTGTGCGGCGCCTTCAAGAACGTCCTGGCCATCGCCGCGGGCCTGGTGGAGTCCCTGGGCCTGGGCAACAACGCCCGCGCCGCCCTGATCACCCGGGGCCTGGCCGAGATGAGCCGCCTGGTGGAGGCCCTGGGGGGCACCCGGGACACCCTCATGGGCCTGGCGGGCCTGGGCGACCTGGTGCTCACCGCCACCGGCCCCCAGAGCCGCAACCGCACCTTCGGGGCCCTGGTGGGCAAGGGCATGACCCCCGAGGCCGCGGCGGCCTCCCTGGGCAACCAGGTGGTGGAGGGCGCCTTCACCGCCGAGGCCGCCCTCGGCCTCGCCCGGAGCCTGGGCGTGGAGCTGCCCATCACCCAGGAGGTGGTGCGCCTGCTCGAGGGCGCCGATCCCAGGGAATCCGTCAACCGGTTGATGCAAAGGTCGCTGAAGCCGGAGGCAAGTTAA
- a CDS encoding hybrid sensor histidine kinase/response regulator: MQPEPPASRILVIEDDRAWLALVAHLFRTREPGSECLTAADLASALPMLAAPGLDLVLLDLNLPDSRGLETLRRVRRANPSASVVVMTADTDEDLAMECLRNGAQDHFVKGAWDAPTLLRVARYSRERMATERRLRRSEELFQAISENMMDILAIVDDQGRRTFTSPSYARVLGYGPGERYPFLEEAVHPEDLPGVAGALKDLIARGTLPVLEFRLRHRDGSYRVLEARAARFGDADGHQGLVVARDVTERRLAEQERAALEVSLRHAQKLESVGQLASGIAHEINTPIQFVNLNLTLLKKAFIQLTGLLDLYREELGPSPRLKAAEEDADLAYLCAELPKVLQDSLDGVQRVARIVRAMKEFTHPGAKDPTLLDVNRLAGSAATIAANEWKYVATLDLDLEEGLPAVRGHAAELSQVFLNLIVNAAHAIGARGGMGTITVSTRSREGLVEIRVRDTGTGIPPEVQAKVFEPFFTTKGVGKGTGQGLTICYQNIVNLHGGKIFFETEPGVGTTFVIQLPREA; encoded by the coding sequence ATGCAGCCGGAACCCCCAGCCTCCAGGATCCTCGTCATCGAGGACGACCGCGCATGGCTGGCCCTGGTGGCCCACCTCTTCCGCACCCGGGAGCCCGGCAGCGAGTGCCTGACGGCCGCGGACCTGGCCTCGGCGCTCCCGATGCTGGCCGCCCCGGGCCTGGACCTGGTGCTCCTGGACCTGAACCTCCCCGATTCCCGGGGCCTGGAGACCCTCCGGCGGGTGCGCCGGGCCAATCCGTCGGCCTCCGTGGTGGTGATGACGGCCGACACCGACGAGGACCTGGCCATGGAGTGCCTGCGCAACGGGGCCCAGGACCACTTCGTGAAGGGCGCCTGGGACGCCCCCACCCTCCTGCGGGTGGCGCGCTACTCCCGGGAGCGCATGGCCACCGAGCGCCGGCTGCGCCGGAGCGAGGAGCTCTTCCAGGCGATCTCCGAGAACATGATGGATATCCTGGCCATCGTGGACGACCAGGGGCGAAGGACGTTCACCAGCCCTTCCTATGCGCGGGTCCTGGGCTACGGCCCCGGTGAGCGCTACCCCTTCCTGGAGGAGGCGGTCCACCCCGAGGACCTCCCGGGCGTGGCCGGCGCCCTGAAGGACCTGATCGCCCGGGGGACCCTCCCGGTCCTGGAGTTCCGCCTGCGCCACCGGGACGGCTCCTACCGGGTGCTGGAGGCCCGGGCGGCGCGGTTCGGGGACGCGGACGGCCACCAGGGCCTGGTGGTGGCCCGGGACGTGACCGAGCGCAGGCTCGCCGAACAGGAGCGCGCCGCCCTGGAGGTCAGCCTCCGGCACGCCCAGAAGCTGGAGTCCGTGGGCCAGCTGGCCTCGGGCATCGCCCACGAGATCAACACCCCCATCCAGTTCGTGAACCTCAACCTGACCCTCCTGAAGAAGGCCTTCATCCAGCTCACCGGCCTCCTGGACCTCTACCGGGAGGAGCTGGGTCCCAGCCCGCGGCTGAAGGCGGCGGAGGAGGACGCCGACCTCGCCTACCTGTGCGCGGAGCTCCCCAAGGTGCTCCAGGACTCCCTGGACGGGGTTCAGCGCGTGGCCCGCATCGTCCGGGCCATGAAGGAATTCACCCATCCGGGGGCCAAGGACCCCACCCTCCTGGACGTGAACCGCCTGGCCGGAAGTGCCGCCACCATCGCGGCCAACGAATGGAAGTACGTGGCGACCCTGGACCTGGATCTGGAGGAGGGGCTTCCCGCCGTGCGCGGGCACGCCGCCGAGCTCAGCCAGGTGTTCCTCAACCTCATCGTGAACGCCGCCCACGCCATCGGCGCCCGGGGGGGGATGGGGACCATCACCGTCTCCACCCGGAGCCGGGAGGGCCTCGTGGAGATCCGGGTGCGGGACACGGGCACCGGCATCCCCCCGGAGGTCCAGGCCAAGGTCTTCGAACCCTTCTTCACGACCAAGGGGGTCGGCAAGGGCACGGGCCAGGGCCTGACCATCTGCTACCAGAACATCGTCAACCTCCACGGGGGGAAGATCTTTTTCGAGACGGAGCCCGGCGTGGGGACCACCTTCGTCATCCAATTGCCTAGGGAGGCCTGA
- a CDS encoding response regulator: MRILLVDDEPMLLEAFRRSMRMERPAWHVALAGSGEEALALLGRENFDIVVTELLMPGMDGAALLRDVHGSSPSTLRVVLSGQPRVDLMEAAEGHFHRFLAKPLDPEILVGVLEELVLGETGGLDEKARKFVSGLKAIPSLPVIYGRIRTLLSGEDPSMPALVALVQSDLGIASKLLKLVNSAYFSLERKVTDLGQAISMLGLETVKTVVLVRGAMEALQALEPAGLDMSALWRHSQGVANGARAIAAGEGQRPAVMEDAYSLGLLHDIGRVILALDPDADYRRVAEAPAQGLVAAERQLYGTDHPHVGAQVLSLWGLPQEFCQRIREHHAPSLPSGSFPSGLALYAADGFLEGAADLFQDGRSDERILAYGDPHRPGRWKTFLTTPLPE, encoded by the coding sequence ATGCGGATCCTGCTGGTGGACGACGAGCCCATGCTCCTGGAGGCCTTCCGGCGCTCCATGCGCATGGAGCGGCCCGCGTGGCACGTGGCCCTGGCCGGCTCCGGGGAGGAGGCCCTGGCCCTCCTGGGGCGGGAAAACTTCGACATCGTGGTGACCGAGCTCCTCATGCCCGGCATGGACGGCGCGGCCCTCCTGCGCGACGTGCACGGCTCCAGCCCCTCCACCCTGCGGGTCGTCCTTTCCGGCCAGCCCCGGGTGGACCTCATGGAGGCCGCCGAGGGCCACTTCCACCGCTTCCTGGCCAAGCCCCTGGACCCGGAGATCCTGGTGGGCGTCCTGGAGGAGCTGGTGCTGGGCGAGACCGGCGGCCTGGACGAGAAGGCCCGGAAATTCGTCTCGGGCCTCAAGGCCATCCCCAGCCTGCCCGTCATCTACGGCCGGATCCGCACCCTGCTGTCGGGCGAGGATCCCTCCATGCCGGCCCTGGTGGCCCTGGTGCAGTCGGACCTGGGGATCGCCTCCAAGCTGCTCAAGCTGGTGAACTCGGCCTACTTCTCCCTGGAGCGCAAGGTCACGGACCTGGGGCAGGCCATCAGCATGCTGGGCCTGGAGACGGTGAAGACCGTGGTCCTGGTGCGGGGCGCCATGGAGGCCCTCCAGGCGCTCGAACCCGCCGGACTGGACATGAGCGCCCTGTGGCGCCACTCCCAGGGCGTGGCCAATGGCGCGCGGGCCATCGCCGCCGGGGAGGGGCAGCGCCCCGCCGTCATGGAGGACGCCTATTCCCTGGGCCTCCTCCACGACATCGGCCGGGTGATCCTGGCCCTGGACCCGGACGCGGACTACCGCCGGGTCGCCGAGGCCCCCGCCCAGGGCCTGGTGGCCGCCGAGCGCCAGCTTTACGGCACCGACCACCCCCACGTGGGCGCCCAGGTGCTGAGCCTGTGGGGCCTGCCCCAGGAGTTCTGCCAGCGCATCCGGGAGCACCACGCCCCCTCGCTTCCCTCCGGCAGCTTCCCTTCCGGACTGGCGCTCTACGCCGCCGACGGCTTCCTGGAGGGCGCGGCGGACCTCTTCCAGGACGGACGCTCCGATGAACGGATCCTGGCCTACGGCGACCCCCACCGCCCCGGGCGGTGGAAGACCTTCCTGACCACCCCGCTCCCCGAATGA
- a CDS encoding HD domain-containing phosphohydrolase, which translates to MLARILFVDDDPLLTAAFGRAYRKRFDFHAAASGDEGLELIRTSLPFAAVVADMRMPGMDGVEFLAEVKRISPDTSRIMLTGQADLETAMEAVNKGHVFRFLNKPCDEENLAEVLEAGIRQYDLVTGERILLEQTLTGSVQTLVDLLSVFDAKIFGRSQLLREYAMKMAGRMGIRNPWDLGLAALLAPIGRLAIPVDIQAKVARGERLTIQEQEAFRTVPEVGARMVANIPRLKSVSRIILYSAKDFDGEGYPMDGTREDALPLESRILRVATDFVEGLRQRHSRSVVFEQLRLRKGAYDPAVLAALGQVLGADPAAEPEATHRLLDIESLAPGMLLMADVLNPDGMILIPAGTRLSMIQLERLRHLSRLGRIEEPILVDVPENL; encoded by the coding sequence ATGCTCGCCAGAATCCTCTTCGTGGACGACGATCCCCTCCTCACCGCCGCCTTCGGCCGGGCCTACCGCAAGCGGTTCGACTTCCACGCCGCCGCCTCCGGGGACGAGGGCCTGGAGCTCATCCGCACCTCCCTGCCCTTCGCGGCGGTGGTGGCCGACATGCGCATGCCGGGCATGGACGGCGTGGAGTTCCTCGCCGAGGTCAAGCGCATCTCCCCCGACACCTCCCGCATCATGCTCACCGGCCAGGCCGACCTGGAGACCGCCATGGAGGCCGTGAACAAGGGCCATGTGTTCCGGTTCCTGAACAAGCCCTGCGACGAGGAGAACCTGGCGGAGGTGCTGGAGGCCGGCATCCGCCAGTACGACCTGGTCACGGGCGAACGGATCCTCCTGGAACAGACCCTCACGGGCAGCGTCCAGACCCTGGTGGACCTGCTCTCCGTCTTCGACGCCAAGATCTTCGGCCGCAGCCAGCTCCTGCGCGAATACGCCATGAAGATGGCCGGCCGCATGGGCATCCGGAACCCCTGGGACCTGGGCCTGGCGGCCCTGCTGGCCCCCATCGGCCGGCTGGCCATCCCCGTGGACATCCAGGCCAAGGTGGCGCGGGGGGAGCGCCTCACCATCCAGGAGCAGGAGGCCTTCCGCACCGTGCCCGAGGTGGGCGCGCGCATGGTGGCCAACATCCCCAGGCTCAAGTCCGTCTCCCGGATCATCCTCTATTCGGCCAAGGACTTCGATGGCGAGGGCTACCCCATGGACGGCACCCGGGAGGACGCCCTCCCCCTGGAGTCCCGGATCCTGCGCGTGGCCACCGACTTCGTGGAGGGCCTGCGCCAGCGGCACTCCCGCAGCGTCGTCTTCGAGCAGCTGCGCCTGCGGAAGGGCGCCTACGACCCGGCCGTGCTGGCCGCCCTGGGCCAGGTGCTGGGCGCGGACCCCGCCGCCGAGCCCGAGGCCACCCACCGCCTGCTGGACATCGAGAGCCTGGCCCCCGGCATGCTCCTCATGGCCGACGTGCTCAACCCCGACGGCATGATCCTCATCCCCGCCGGGACCCGCCTCTCCATGATCCAACTGGAGCGCCTGCGCCACTTGAGCCGCCTGGGCCGCATCGAGGAGCCCATTCTGGTGGACGTTCCGGAAAACCTGTGA
- the ltrA gene encoding group II intron reverse transcriptase/maturase has translation MTSNSVSTKQQRIAELARIHPEVAFTSLAYHMDLDWMKEAFGRTRKDGATGVDGVTGKEYGENLESNLQSLLNRAKNGDTYKAPPVRRTYIPKGDGSQRPLGIPAFEDKVLQRAVVMVMEPLYEQDFLDCSYGFRPGRSAHMALEAIWQGLMDMGGGWVLDVDIRKYFDTLDHGKLREILDLRMKDGVLRRLIGKWLNAGVLEKGCITHPETGSPQGGVVSPMLANIYLHEVLDVWFEREVKPRLRGRAFLVRYADDFVMGFAQEEDAKRVMEVLPKRFERYGLTIHPDKTRLVEFWKPREPRDPNGGPGHFDFLGFTHYWATAKNGRWVVKRKTAKSRMSRALTKIGEWMAKHRHLPVREQWRTINQKLVGHFRYYGITGNSRALAHFRYEVGRRWRGWLNRRSQRARMTWDRMNKLLARFPLAPAISYASKLRPQRP, from the coding sequence ATGACATCCAACAGCGTCTCCACGAAACAACAACGGATCGCAGAACTGGCCAGGATCCACCCGGAGGTGGCTTTCACCTCCTTGGCCTACCACATGGACCTGGACTGGATGAAGGAAGCCTTCGGGCGCACCCGCAAGGATGGGGCGACCGGGGTGGACGGCGTGACGGGCAAGGAATACGGGGAAAACCTGGAGTCCAACCTCCAGAGCCTCCTGAACCGGGCTAAGAACGGCGACACCTACAAGGCCCCTCCAGTCCGGAGAACCTACATCCCGAAAGGGGATGGCAGCCAACGCCCCCTGGGCATTCCCGCCTTCGAAGACAAGGTCCTGCAAAGGGCCGTGGTGATGGTGATGGAACCGCTCTATGAGCAGGACTTCCTGGACTGCTCCTACGGGTTCAGGCCCGGGCGCTCCGCGCACATGGCGCTGGAGGCGATTTGGCAGGGGTTGATGGACATGGGGGGAGGCTGGGTGCTTGACGTGGATATCCGTAAGTATTTCGATACTTTGGACCACGGGAAGCTGCGGGAAATCCTTGACCTGCGGATGAAGGACGGCGTTCTGAGGCGCCTGATCGGCAAATGGCTCAACGCGGGCGTGCTGGAGAAAGGATGCATCACGCACCCGGAAACCGGCTCGCCCCAGGGCGGGGTGGTCAGTCCGATGCTCGCCAACATCTACCTCCACGAGGTGCTGGACGTGTGGTTTGAAAGGGAGGTCAAGCCCCGACTCCGGGGTCGGGCCTTCCTGGTGCGCTACGCGGACGACTTCGTGATGGGCTTTGCCCAGGAGGAGGATGCCAAGCGGGTTATGGAAGTCCTGCCCAAGCGGTTCGAGCGGTATGGCCTGACGATCCACCCGGATAAGACCCGGCTGGTGGAGTTCTGGAAGCCGAGGGAGCCCAGGGACCCCAATGGGGGACCAGGCCACTTCGACTTCCTGGGATTCACCCACTACTGGGCCACGGCCAAGAACGGCCGGTGGGTGGTGAAGCGGAAGACCGCGAAGAGCCGGATGAGTCGGGCGCTCACGAAGATCGGGGAGTGGATGGCCAAACACCGCCACCTCCCGGTGCGCGAGCAATGGCGGACGATCAACCAGAAACTGGTCGGTCACTTCAGGTATTACGGGATCACGGGGAACTCCAGGGCCCTGGCGCACTTCCGCTATGAAGTTGGGCGAAGGTGGCGTGGATGGCTCAACCGGAGGTCCCAGCGGGCCCGCATGACCTGGGATCGCATGAACAAGCTTCTGGCTCGGTTCCCACTGGCCCCAGCCATCAGTTACGCATCGAAACTACGTCCTCAGCGACCGTGA
- a CDS encoding YicC family protein, with translation MRSMTAYAETVLPLERGALRLTVRSVNHKALDISLRIHPSFFPLEAGIRARVREAALRGKVDLAVEVQDEPSLEPQINRSLLRSMAKTWQEDAEWLNLPPLSAEAFFRLPGAWLPPSADLAERLEGSILEALDTLLKLWNEGREKEGERLLPAFQDGAARLEALCAALQAESEAQARELPELYRKRLEQVLEDARLSGQLPAERIIAEAGALAVREDVREELVRLASHLEDFRERLRKGNLGGKALDVWSQEVLRELNTCGSKCKRLAMTRAVMEAKGVLDQIREQGANLE, from the coding sequence ATGCGCTCAATGACCGCCTACGCCGAGACCGTCCTTCCCCTGGAACGGGGGGCGCTGCGCCTCACCGTGCGCTCGGTGAACCACAAGGCCCTGGACATCTCCCTGCGCATCCACCCCTCCTTCTTTCCCCTGGAGGCCGGCATCCGGGCCCGCGTGCGGGAGGCGGCCCTGAGGGGCAAGGTGGACCTGGCGGTGGAGGTGCAGGACGAGCCCTCCCTGGAGCCCCAGATCAACCGCTCGCTGCTGCGGTCCATGGCCAAGACCTGGCAGGAGGACGCCGAGTGGCTCAACCTGCCGCCCTTGTCCGCCGAGGCGTTCTTCCGGCTGCCGGGCGCCTGGCTGCCCCCCTCCGCCGACCTGGCGGAGCGGCTGGAGGGTTCCATCCTGGAAGCCCTGGACACGCTGCTGAAGCTCTGGAATGAAGGGCGGGAGAAGGAAGGCGAGCGCCTCCTGCCCGCCTTCCAGGACGGCGCGGCCCGCCTGGAGGCCCTCTGCGCCGCCTTGCAGGCCGAGAGCGAGGCCCAGGCCCGGGAACTGCCGGAACTCTACCGCAAGCGCCTGGAGCAAGTGCTGGAGGACGCCCGTCTGTCGGGTCAGCTACCGGCCGAGCGGATCATCGCCGAGGCGGGCGCCCTGGCGGTCCGGGAGGATGTGCGGGAGGAGCTCGTTCGCCTGGCCTCCCACCTGGAGGATTTCCGGGAGCGGCTGCGCAAGGGCAACCTGGGCGGCAAGGCCCTGGACGTTTGGAGCCAGGAGGTGCTCAGGGAACTCAACACCTGCGGCTCCAAGTGCAAGCGCCTGGCCATGACCCGGGCGGTCATGGAGGCCAAGGGCGTCCTGGATCAGATCCGGGAGCAGGGGGCGAACCTGGAGTAG
- the radA gene encoding DNA repair protein RadA: protein MAKVSSHYECTACGARFPQPMGKCGACGSFGTIEEVRGSLRKDLSRARSAFSQSSYQDPVSLLSVEISETSRAATGLPELDRVLGGGVVPGMVVLLGGEPGIGKSTLVLQWAATCGGDVLYASGEESERQIKLRAQRLGAESPGIHLFAETDVRRILEAADRMKPALLLVDSIQTLFDPEFESSAGSVSQVRGCATLLARWAKTTGTPLVLVGHVTKDGTLAGPKVLEHLVDTVLAFEGDRHHHHRLLRALKNRFGAAFELGVFAMTERGLVPAEGNPFWLDAEPRPGCAATVVLSGTRPVIVEIQALVASAGLGIPRRTALGIDGQRLSMLCAVAERRGGVQLHDRDVYLNVAGGLEVEDPAADLAVIAALTSSATGRVLTPRCLFLGEVGLTGEVRPVSQLPLRLQEGARLGFQSAAVPRMGLDLALSSPLELFPELGMERLKGKAWLLGRTEGQD from the coding sequence ATGGCCAAGGTTTCCTCCCACTACGAATGCACCGCCTGCGGCGCCCGGTTCCCCCAGCCCATGGGCAAGTGCGGGGCCTGCGGGAGTTTTGGAACCATCGAGGAGGTCCGGGGCAGCCTGAGGAAGGATCTCTCCCGGGCCCGCAGCGCCTTTTCCCAGAGCAGCTACCAGGACCCCGTGTCCCTGCTGTCCGTGGAGATCAGCGAGACCTCCCGCGCCGCCACGGGCCTTCCGGAACTGGACCGCGTGCTGGGCGGCGGCGTGGTGCCCGGGATGGTGGTGCTCCTGGGGGGCGAGCCCGGCATCGGCAAGTCCACGCTCGTCCTCCAGTGGGCCGCCACCTGCGGCGGGGACGTGCTCTACGCCAGCGGCGAGGAGAGCGAGCGCCAGATCAAGCTGCGCGCCCAGCGCCTGGGCGCCGAGAGCCCCGGCATCCACCTCTTCGCGGAGACCGACGTGCGCAGGATCCTGGAAGCCGCGGACCGCATGAAGCCCGCGCTGCTCCTGGTGGACTCCATCCAGACGCTCTTCGATCCGGAGTTCGAGTCCTCCGCGGGCTCGGTGAGCCAGGTGCGGGGCTGCGCCACGCTCCTGGCCCGCTGGGCCAAGACCACCGGCACGCCGCTCGTGCTGGTGGGCCACGTCACCAAGGACGGGACCCTCGCCGGTCCCAAGGTGCTCGAGCACCTCGTGGACACGGTGCTGGCCTTCGAGGGGGACCGCCACCACCACCACCGCCTCCTGCGCGCCCTCAAGAACCGCTTCGGCGCGGCCTTCGAGCTCGGCGTCTTCGCCATGACCGAGCGCGGCCTGGTGCCCGCCGAGGGCAACCCCTTCTGGCTCGACGCCGAGCCCAGGCCGGGCTGCGCGGCCACCGTGGTGCTCTCGGGCACGCGCCCGGTGATCGTGGAGATCCAGGCCCTGGTGGCTTCCGCGGGCCTGGGCATCCCGAGGCGCACCGCGCTGGGCATCGACGGCCAGCGCCTCTCCATGCTCTGCGCCGTGGCCGAGCGCCGCGGCGGCGTGCAGCTCCACGACCGGGACGTCTACCTGAACGTGGCCGGGGGCCTGGAAGTGGAGGACCCCGCCGCGGACCTGGCCGTCATCGCCGCGCTCACCAGCAGCGCGACGGGAAGGGTGCTCACGCCCAGGTGCCTGTTCCTGGGCGAGGTGGGGCTCACCGGCGAAGTGCGGCCGGTGTCCCAGCTGCCCCTGCGCCTGCAGGAGGGCGCCCGCCTGGGCTTCCAGAGCGCCGCGGTGCCGCGCATGGGACTGGACCTCGCCCTTTCCTCCCCCTTGGAACTCTTTCCGGAGCTGGGGATGGAGCGCCTGAAGGGCAAGGCCTGGCTGCTGGGCAGGACCGAAGGGCAGGACTAG